A genomic region of Phycisphaerae bacterium contains the following coding sequences:
- a CDS encoding universal stress protein produces MKNIQKLGVYLNDEPGDEEALAFAGLLVKLGKPKFIDCIHVRGIEDPVETPPPEPETLRQHVLECFSADSAKGVEVHVSEATGLQEMLRTARDHDLDMIVVGRRLPHDQLALGSTFYRLARKTPCDVLVVPAGARPHLSRLLVLVDGSEHSRMALETALHIARLAGKESQVLVQSVYGVPYGYRYAGMSIEQAQRHRETLQREKIGKFLADIDTSGVTFDVVYTCSLNTAAAAHDMASARNMDAIVIGSRGATLPAVALLGATTERVLLEAPIPVLVVKRKGETFRFLDAVLETFQAPG; encoded by the coding sequence ATGAAGAATATTCAGAAACTGGGTGTGTACCTGAATGACGAACCGGGCGACGAGGAGGCATTGGCCTTTGCCGGCCTGTTGGTGAAGCTGGGGAAGCCCAAGTTCATCGATTGCATACACGTTCGCGGCATCGAGGACCCGGTGGAGACGCCGCCTCCTGAACCCGAAACCCTCCGCCAACACGTTCTGGAGTGTTTTTCTGCCGACTCGGCAAAGGGCGTCGAGGTGCATGTGTCCGAGGCGACCGGTCTCCAGGAGATGCTTCGTACCGCCAGGGACCACGATCTGGACATGATCGTGGTCGGACGTCGACTGCCGCACGACCAGTTGGCATTGGGCTCGACGTTCTACCGCCTGGCCCGCAAGACCCCTTGTGACGTGCTGGTGGTTCCCGCAGGCGCGCGCCCTCATCTGAGTCGTTTGCTGGTTCTGGTCGACGGCTCGGAGCACTCCAGGATGGCACTGGAGACCGCACTGCATATCGCCCGGCTCGCCGGAAAGGAGTCGCAGGTACTCGTCCAGTCGGTGTACGGCGTCCCCTACGGCTACCGCTATGCCGGGATGAGCATCGAGCAGGCGCAACGCCATCGCGAAACACTGCAGCGGGAAAAAATCGGAAAGTTCCTTGCGGACATCGACACCAGCGGCGTGACCTTCGATGTCGTTTACACGTGTTCCCTGAACACGGCCGCTGCCGCCCACGATATGGCTTCGGCAAGAAACATGGACGCAATCGTGATCGGAAGCCGTGGAGCAACGCTGCCGGCAGTGGCCCTGCTTGGGGCCACAACGGAACGGGTTTTGTTGGAGGCTCCCATCCCCGTGCTGGTGGTCAAGCGCAAGGGCGAAACCTTCCGATTTCTTGACGCCGTCTTGGAGACTTTCCAGGCTCCCGGGTAA
- a CDS encoding phosphate-starvation-inducible PsiE family protein yields MENQAQSALDQAPPGQQGCFITGGHTAHHDKFVERLICIIRWTVRLLAVLMVFVIIMGVIDVVWVLYQRLVAPPFMLLEISDILGTFGAFMAVLIAIEIFVNITVYLREDVIHIRIVMATALMAIARKVIILDMKEVSMQEMLGLAAVTLAMSIGYWLVVGNPFASRSSADNHSTSQRR; encoded by the coding sequence ATGGAGAATCAGGCACAATCTGCGCTTGACCAAGCCCCGCCCGGGCAACAAGGCTGCTTCATAACCGGGGGGCACACGGCTCACCACGACAAGTTCGTGGAACGTCTGATTTGCATCATTCGCTGGACGGTCCGGTTGCTGGCCGTGCTGATGGTCTTTGTCATTATTATGGGCGTGATCGACGTCGTCTGGGTCCTTTACCAGCGCCTTGTCGCTCCACCCTTCATGCTCCTGGAGATCAGCGATATCCTGGGAACCTTCGGCGCCTTCATGGCCGTGTTGATCGCCATCGAGATCTTCGTCAATATTACCGTCTACCTGCGCGAGGACGTGATTCATATTCGGATCGTCATGGCAACGGCCTTAATGGCGATCGCCCGGAAAGTGATCATCCTGGACATGAAAGAGGTGAGCATGCAGGAAATGCTGGGCTTGGCCGCGGTTACCCTGGCGATGAGCATCGGCTACTGGCTTGTCGTGGGAAACCCGTTTGCGTCCAGGTCCTCGGCAGACAATCACTCGACTTCGCAGCGTCGGTAA
- a CDS encoding cation-transporting P-type ATPase — protein MESLIGKHWHHLPAHEVVDLLETDLNKGLDLFAVKRRQEHFGPNAVTARKGAGPLRRFLLQFHQPLVHILLVAALITAVLKEVVDAGVIAGVVLINAIVGFIQESKAAKAIEALAKAMVTEATIIRGGRRLRVSARELVPGDIVLLQSGDKVPADIRLLESRDLQIDESILTGESVPVHKTAEILEHDTPLADRTNMAYSSCLVTYGQGTGVVVAIGDATEVGRISELIRAAPSLATPLTQKIARFSHVLMYSILVLALLTFGVGILRGESALLMFKAAVALAVGAIPEGLPAVVTITLAIGVSRMARRRAVIRKLPAVETLGSTTVICSDKTGTLTENQMTVRQIASGGIIAEVTGGGYAPEGQILAEGNAVDISSHVALRECLTAGLLCNDAILVNKEGRWSVQGDPTEAALLVAAGKGGLSRESLSQQLPRIDVVPFESEHQYMATLHDGGADSCIVYLKGAPEVVLQRCREALDSTGNRVPLDRDQVTAAAAELAGQGLRVLAFARSEQPPGTRHIAHRDLRDEMTFLGLQGMIDPPRAEAIEAVAKCRAAGIRVKMITGDHALTAAAIAKQIGIGVDSRPGDAFPQALTGPELAACSDEKLIDVADRTSVFARVSPEQKLRLVEALQARGQIVAMTGDGVNDAPALKQANIGVAMGISGTDVAKEAADMVLTDDNFASIEAAVEEGRGVFDNLTKFIAWTLPTNIGEGLIILAAVFVGTTLPILPVQILWINMTTAVLLGLMLAFEPKEPGIMARPPRNPDQPIITFDVALRMFLIAGVMLLGGFGIFKWELYRGLGEAAARTAAVNVLVLVELFYLFNCRSLTRSMLEIGLFSNRWIPVGVVSMLLLQLAFNYLPAMNRLFHSAPVDAITWFEAAAVALAGSVLVAMLKRFSRRKRGANAALASGSAS, from the coding sequence ATGGAATCACTCATCGGCAAGCACTGGCACCACCTGCCCGCTCATGAGGTTGTTGATCTCCTGGAGACCGACCTGAACAAGGGGCTTGATCTGTTCGCGGTTAAACGCCGCCAGGAGCACTTCGGTCCGAATGCCGTGACTGCCCGCAAGGGTGCCGGCCCCCTGCGTCGCTTCCTGCTGCAGTTTCACCAGCCTCTCGTTCATATTCTTCTGGTGGCCGCGCTTATTACCGCCGTTTTGAAGGAGGTCGTGGACGCGGGTGTCATCGCGGGGGTCGTACTGATCAACGCGATTGTGGGCTTCATCCAGGAATCGAAGGCGGCCAAGGCCATCGAAGCCCTTGCAAAGGCCATGGTCACCGAGGCCACAATCATTCGGGGCGGCCGGCGGCTGCGGGTTTCGGCGAGGGAGCTTGTGCCCGGTGACATTGTGTTGCTCCAGTCCGGGGACAAGGTTCCGGCGGATATTCGCCTGCTTGAATCCCGTGACCTGCAGATCGATGAATCGATATTGACGGGCGAATCCGTGCCCGTGCATAAGACCGCCGAGATCCTCGAGCATGACACCCCTCTTGCCGATCGCACCAACATGGCCTACTCATCCTGCCTGGTGACCTATGGGCAAGGCACGGGGGTCGTCGTGGCGATCGGCGATGCGACGGAGGTGGGTCGTATCTCCGAGCTGATTCGCGCTGCCCCGAGCCTGGCAACGCCGCTCACGCAAAAGATCGCCCGTTTCAGCCACGTGTTGATGTACAGCATACTGGTGCTGGCCCTGCTGACGTTCGGTGTCGGCATTCTCCGGGGCGAGTCAGCCCTGCTGATGTTCAAGGCGGCCGTCGCATTGGCAGTCGGGGCGATCCCCGAGGGACTGCCTGCGGTGGTGACGATCACGCTGGCGATAGGCGTGTCGCGCATGGCAAGGCGACGCGCGGTGATTCGCAAGCTTCCGGCCGTTGAAACCCTCGGCAGCACGACGGTCATCTGCTCGGACAAGACCGGAACGCTTACCGAGAACCAGATGACCGTGCGGCAAATCGCCTCCGGCGGCATTATCGCTGAGGTGACGGGTGGTGGTTACGCTCCGGAGGGCCAGATCCTGGCGGAAGGCAACGCGGTAGACATCTCGTCACACGTGGCACTCCGTGAATGCCTGACGGCAGGGCTGCTATGCAATGATGCGATACTCGTGAACAAAGAGGGACGATGGAGCGTTCAAGGCGATCCGACCGAGGCGGCACTGCTTGTGGCGGCGGGAAAGGGTGGTCTGTCTCGCGAGTCGCTCAGCCAACAACTTCCTCGCATTGACGTTGTGCCGTTTGAGTCCGAGCATCAGTACATGGCCACGCTTCATGACGGCGGTGCCGATTCATGTATTGTCTACCTCAAGGGGGCTCCGGAGGTGGTGCTTCAGCGGTGCCGCGAAGCCCTGGACTCGACCGGCAACCGCGTTCCACTTGATCGCGATCAGGTAACGGCGGCTGCCGCGGAACTGGCGGGGCAAGGTCTTCGGGTCTTGGCGTTTGCGCGGTCCGAGCAACCGCCGGGGACGAGACACATCGCTCACCGTGACCTGCGTGACGAGATGACGTTCCTGGGCCTTCAGGGGATGATCGACCCGCCACGAGCCGAAGCGATTGAGGCCGTTGCCAAGTGCCGGGCGGCAGGTATTCGGGTCAAGATGATCACCGGCGACCATGCCTTGACGGCCGCGGCGATCGCGAAGCAGATCGGGATTGGTGTCGATTCGAGACCCGGCGATGCCTTTCCGCAGGCCTTGACCGGACCGGAATTGGCGGCCTGCTCCGACGAGAAGCTGATCGACGTAGCGGACCGAACAAGCGTGTTTGCCCGCGTCAGCCCCGAGCAGAAGCTGCGGCTGGTCGAGGCGTTACAGGCTCGCGGTCAGATTGTCGCGATGACGGGCGACGGGGTGAACGATGCACCAGCCCTCAAACAGGCCAACATTGGGGTCGCCATGGGCATCAGCGGAACCGACGTAGCCAAGGAAGCGGCCGACATGGTGCTCACCGACGACAACTTCGCCTCCATCGAAGCGGCCGTCGAGGAAGGTCGCGGCGTGTTCGACAACCTGACAAAGTTCATCGCATGGACCTTGCCCACGAACATCGGCGAGGGCCTGATTATTCTTGCGGCCGTGTTCGTGGGAACGACTCTGCCGATCCTGCCGGTGCAGATCCTCTGGATCAACATGACCACGGCGGTACTCCTGGGCCTGATGCTGGCCTTCGAGCCCAAGGAGCCGGGTATCATGGCGCGCCCGCCCCGTAACCCGGACCAGCCGATCATCACCTTCGATGTGGCCCTTCGGATGTTTCTGATCGCCGGGGTTATGCTGCTGGGCGGCTTCGGCATCTTCAAATGGGAGCTATATCGTGGTCTCGGCGAGGCGGCAGCCCGGACGGCTGCGGTGAACGTACTCGTCCTCGTTGAGTTATTCTACCTGTTCAACTGCCGGTCTCTGACACGTTCGATGCTGGAGATCGGTCTGTTTTCCAATCGCTGGATCCCGGTGGGGGTTGTGAGCATGTTGCTGCTGCAACTGGCGTTCAACTATCTGCCGGCAATGAACAGGCTGTTTCACAGCGCGCCCGTGGATGCAATCACCTGGTTCGAGGCCGCTGCGGTTGCCCTTGCCGGTTCCGTTCTTGTGGCCATGCTGAAGCGATTCTCTCGCCGCAAGCGAGGCGCAAACGCCGCGTTGGCGTCCGGTTCCGCGTCGTAA
- a CDS encoding DUF502 domain-containing protein — protein sequence MTSKKQHSIAEAVGNHEPPTVATVRRHPPAGLRQRMLAGLLFVLPFVVTAWIVYWLYSFLENLVIGPTARLVVQLIERRVDVALPSWFVNYVAPLIGVVAVLVLLYFLGFFARVRADRILDAVLLRVPIITSIHKAVSQAFATFRGSNELSRFRRAVLVAFPHPGMRVPGFVTASCRDRLTQKTILCVYVPTTPIPTSGYVLLVPEEEVTELNWDLEQTVQAVVSFGITAPAEVSYHPSAALDEGPRSLPTEQGPAAPQRSDAS from the coding sequence ATGACTTCCAAGAAACAACATTCGATCGCGGAAGCGGTCGGCAACCATGAGCCGCCGACCGTTGCAACCGTTCGGCGCCACCCGCCGGCCGGCCTTCGGCAGCGCATGCTTGCCGGCCTGTTATTCGTCCTGCCGTTTGTGGTCACGGCATGGATCGTGTACTGGCTGTACTCGTTCCTCGAAAACCTTGTCATAGGTCCCACGGCGCGGCTCGTGGTTCAACTGATCGAGAGGCGCGTGGACGTTGCCCTTCCTTCCTGGTTTGTGAACTATGTTGCCCCCCTGATCGGCGTGGTGGCGGTCCTGGTATTGCTCTACTTTCTCGGCTTCTTTGCACGGGTCCGGGCGGATCGCATTCTTGATGCGGTTTTGTTGCGGGTGCCCATCATCACATCCATTCACAAGGCGGTCAGCCAGGCTTTCGCGACGTTTCGAGGGTCAAACGAGCTGAGTCGCTTTCGACGTGCCGTGCTTGTGGCGTTTCCCCATCCTGGGATGAGGGTTCCGGGGTTCGTTACGGCCTCCTGCCGCGACAGACTCACGCAGAAGACGATTCTGTGCGTCTATGTGCCGACCACACCCATCCCGACCTCCGGGTACGTGCTGCTCGTCCCTGAGGAGGAGGTGACCGAGCTGAATTGGGACCTCGAACAGACCGTGCAGGCCGTCGTTTCTTTCGGGATCACGGCGCCGGCGGAAGTCAGCTACCATCCGTCGGCCGCGCTCGATGAGGGCCCGCGATCGCTGCCCACCGAGCAGGGTCCGGCCGCTCCGCAGAGATCGGACGCATCGTGA
- the rdgB gene encoding RdgB/HAM1 family non-canonical purine NTP pyrophosphatase, producing MREILLATGNAGKAREMKEILSGVGDEICRRVRWRHLQEFTGWPEAIEDGRTFLENAQSKALYYARLSGLWTIADDSGLEVDALGGEPGVRSARYAGEPKSDQANNALLVERLAGVPDDQRTARFRCAVALADGRQVLASAEGTVEGRIIDHPRGANGFGYDPHFLVVSAGMTAAEMPPEQKHAVSHRGQALRKLAVQLAALLSERAVY from the coding sequence ATGCGCGAGATCCTGCTGGCGACCGGCAACGCCGGTAAGGCCAGGGAAATGAAAGAAATACTGAGCGGGGTGGGCGACGAAATCTGCCGCAGGGTTCGTTGGCGGCACCTTCAGGAGTTCACAGGGTGGCCGGAGGCAATCGAGGACGGCCGGACGTTCCTGGAGAATGCCCAGAGCAAGGCGCTGTACTACGCCCGACTGAGCGGCCTCTGGACGATCGCCGACGATTCCGGCCTGGAGGTTGATGCCCTGGGTGGCGAGCCCGGCGTGCGATCCGCCCGGTATGCCGGCGAGCCCAAGAGCGATCAGGCCAACAATGCCCTCCTGGTTGAGCGGCTGGCCGGCGTCCCCGATGACCAACGCACGGCAAGGTTCCGCTGCGCGGTTGCGCTTGCCGACGGCCGCCAAGTGCTGGCCAGTGCCGAGGGGACGGTGGAAGGGCGGATTATCGACCATCCGCGGGGTGCCAACGGCTTCGGCTATGATCCCCATTTCCTGGTCGTTTCTGCCGGCATGACTGCAGCCGAGATGCCCCCCGAGCAGAAACACGCCGTCAGTCACCGTGGCCAGGCTCTGCGGAAGCTGGCTGTCCAGCTTGCCGCACTCCTGTCCGAACGGGCTGTGTATTGA
- the rph gene encoding ribonuclease PH, with protein sequence MPALRSDGRRVDELRPVRIIRGYTRCSPGSVLIRTGNTIVLCTASVADEVPEWLAGKGRGWVTAEYDMLPGSTGRRRDRSRKRLDGRTTEIQRMIGRALRAVVDMEMLGERCIWLDCDVIQADGGTRTAAITGTFVALCDAVGWMRKQGMIGRSPIIEPVAAVSAGKVDGRILIDLDYSEDSRAEVDLNVAMTASGSLVEVQGTGEGGAFTRKELDRMLDRAAVGVRRLIEAQRRALRRRPGGGR encoded by the coding sequence ATGCCTGCTCTTCGTTCAGACGGTCGTCGCGTGGATGAGCTGCGCCCGGTTCGGATCATACGCGGCTACACCCGGTGCTCGCCGGGTTCGGTCTTGATCCGCACGGGCAATACGATCGTATTATGTACTGCCAGCGTGGCCGACGAGGTCCCGGAGTGGTTGGCCGGCAAGGGTCGGGGGTGGGTGACGGCCGAGTATGATATGTTGCCCGGCTCAACCGGCCGGCGGCGCGACCGTAGTCGCAAGCGGCTTGACGGACGCACCACTGAAATCCAACGCATGATCGGCCGGGCCCTGCGCGCGGTCGTGGACATGGAGATGCTCGGCGAACGGTGCATCTGGCTGGATTGCGATGTGATCCAGGCCGACGGCGGCACGCGCACCGCCGCGATTACCGGTACCTTTGTGGCCTTATGTGACGCCGTCGGGTGGATGCGAAAACAAGGGATGATCGGTCGATCCCCGATCATCGAACCCGTGGCGGCCGTCAGCGCGGGAAAAGTCGATGGCAGGATACTGATCGATCTCGACTACAGTGAGGACTCCCGCGCAGAGGTCGATCTCAATGTTGCCATGACGGCCTCCGGCAGCCTCGTGGAAGTGCAGGGCACCGGCGAAGGTGGGGCGTTCACCCGCAAGGAACTGGACCGGATGCTGGACCGGGCGGCCGTCGGTGTTCGTCGGCTGATCGAGGCTCAGCGGCGTGCGCTGCGCCGCCGGCCGGGCGGAGGGCGGTGA
- the argF gene encoding ornithine carbamoyltransferase: MSTEIPDCLQSLKHFLAIQDLSAEALQALIDFSIRRKGQFKRGELKPVLERKVLAMLFQKSSLRTRLGFETAMVQLGGYAVCLEDHQIGVAKREEPKDIARVMSSMCDGIMARVKAHQILIELAARSTVPVINGLSDWSHPCQALADVMTLQEHFGSVAGRKLAFIGDGNNVARSLLSASAKLGMSFALAAPKKYQFDDGVIQSAHDKAGKNGAAIVQTEQPEEAAADADVLYTDVWTSMGQESERAAREADFAGYQINAALVKKAKPKAVVMHCLPAYRGLEITDEVIDGSQSLVFQQAENRLHSQRALLEVLLGRRK; this comes from the coding sequence ATGAGCACTGAAATCCCCGATTGTCTGCAATCACTGAAGCACTTCTTGGCCATTCAGGATCTGAGCGCGGAGGCCTTGCAGGCCTTGATCGACTTCTCCATCCGTCGCAAGGGGCAGTTCAAGCGAGGCGAGCTGAAACCGGTCCTGGAACGTAAAGTGCTCGCGATGCTTTTTCAGAAGTCCTCCCTCCGAACGCGTCTGGGCTTTGAAACGGCAATGGTCCAACTCGGGGGTTATGCCGTCTGCCTGGAAGACCACCAGATCGGCGTGGCCAAGCGCGAAGAACCCAAGGATATCGCCCGAGTCATGTCCTCCATGTGTGACGGAATCATGGCCCGGGTGAAGGCCCACCAGATCCTCATCGAGCTGGCCGCCCGCAGCACCGTGCCGGTCATCAACGGCCTGAGCGACTGGAGCCACCCTTGCCAGGCGCTCGCCGATGTGATGACCCTTCAGGAACACTTCGGCAGTGTCGCAGGCAGGAAACTGGCGTTTATCGGCGACGGCAACAATGTGGCCCGCTCTCTGCTCAGTGCAAGCGCAAAGCTTGGCATGAGTTTCGCGCTCGCCGCCCCGAAGAAATACCAGTTTGACGATGGTGTCATTCAGTCGGCTCACGACAAGGCGGGCAAGAATGGGGCCGCCATCGTTCAGACCGAACAACCCGAGGAGGCGGCCGCCGACGCTGACGTGTTGTACACCGATGTCTGGACCAGCATGGGACAGGAGTCCGAACGGGCCGCCCGCGAGGCCGATTTCGCCGGCTATCAGATCAATGCCGCTTTGGTGAAGAAAGCCAAACCCAAGGCGGTGGTCATGCACTGTCTGCCGGCCTACCGGGGTCTGGAAATCACCGATGAAGTGATCGACGGCTCACAGTCGCTGGTCTTTCAACAGGCGGAGAACCGGTTACATTCTCAGCGGGCCCTGCTGGAAGTGCTCCTTGGCAGACGAAAGTGA
- a CDS encoding aspartate aminotransferase family protein encodes MTSQEVFDLYSRCVIGNYGRLPVVIVKAQGSQMWDIDGKRYLDLFPGWGCSLLGHCHPRVVEAIREQVGRLIHVDNTFYTVEQGRLAEMLSRHSFGGQCFFSNSGAEANEGAIKLARKHAGQGRYRIITMEKSFHGRTFGAMSATAQSKTHAGFEPLLPGFVYVPFDDVDAVARAITDETAAVMLEPVQGEGGINIPSDDYLPKIRELCDEHNLLLILDEVQTGVGRTGKWFGYQHSNIEPDIVTMAKALGNGAPIGAIIAQPDVAAAFTPGSHASTYGANCLVVAAAIATLETIESEGLLERVDRISAYIVDRARAMQQRFGFIEEVRARGLMIAIQLSLPGAAIVSSALEKGLRINCTQGNVIRLLPAMTITTQEVDEAFEIMTAAFAESESKLVTT; translated from the coding sequence ATGACCTCTCAGGAAGTATTTGATCTGTACAGCCGATGTGTGATCGGCAACTACGGCCGCCTGCCGGTGGTGATTGTCAAGGCCCAGGGTTCGCAGATGTGGGACATCGACGGCAAGCGGTACCTCGATCTGTTCCCTGGCTGGGGCTGCAGCCTGCTAGGCCATTGTCATCCCCGCGTCGTCGAGGCGATCCGCGAGCAGGTCGGCCGCCTGATCCATGTGGACAACACCTTTTACACCGTCGAGCAGGGTCGCCTGGCCGAGATGCTCAGCCGGCACAGCTTCGGCGGGCAGTGCTTCTTTTCCAACAGCGGGGCTGAGGCCAACGAGGGGGCCATCAAACTGGCTCGCAAGCATGCCGGCCAGGGACGCTACAGGATTATCACCATGGAAAAGAGCTTCCACGGCCGGACCTTCGGGGCCATGTCGGCCACCGCCCAATCAAAGACGCATGCCGGCTTCGAGCCTCTGTTGCCGGGCTTCGTCTACGTCCCGTTCGATGATGTGGACGCGGTTGCCAGGGCCATCACCGACGAAACGGCCGCCGTCATGCTTGAGCCGGTTCAGGGAGAAGGTGGAATAAACATTCCCTCCGACGACTACCTTCCGAAGATCCGCGAACTGTGCGACGAGCACAACCTCCTTCTGATTCTGGACGAAGTGCAGACCGGCGTCGGTCGGACCGGCAAGTGGTTCGGCTATCAGCACAGTAACATCGAGCCGGACATCGTCACCATGGCTAAAGCCTTGGGCAACGGCGCGCCCATCGGCGCGATCATCGCCCAACCCGATGTCGCCGCCGCCTTTACCCCCGGCTCGCACGCCTCGACCTACGGAGCAAACTGTCTGGTGGTGGCGGCGGCCATTGCCACCCTGGAGACCATCGAGTCCGAGGGCCTTTTGGAGCGTGTGGACCGAATTTCGGCCTACATCGTGGACCGCGCCCGCGCCATGCAACAGCGATTCGGTTTCATTGAGGAGGTCCGGGCTCGCGGCTTGATGATCGCCATCCAACTGTCGCTGCCCGGAGCCGCGATCGTTTCGTCGGCCCTGGAAAAGGGCTTACGCATCAATTGCACCCAGGGCAACGTCATCCGGCTCCTGCCGGCGATGACGATCACCACGCAGGAGGTTGACGAGGCCTTCGAGATCATGACCGCGGCTTTTGCCGAATCCGAGAGCAAACTGGTGACCACATGA
- a CDS encoding nuclear transport factor 2 family protein — protein MSFLTRILFEDLAVLLIIEFLVLMSVLAVHRQRMTPRTRRAVWITLGCCAAFITLNHLVTTDSERIVQTVSAIAKAVDEGDVPAIANHLDDEFHYRNWDKDGFVAELNGKLQQWRIDEAKVGRFEIRIEGDAATASFRASCDWRGASDAQAGVASTWTLELIRRPGGWKLRRVVSAKVGPGYKLDLNEVWHY, from the coding sequence GTGTCCTTCCTCACCCGCATCCTCTTCGAAGACCTCGCCGTCCTGCTCATCATCGAGTTTCTCGTGCTCATGTCCGTGCTGGCCGTCCATCGGCAGCGCATGACACCCCGCACCCGTCGGGCCGTGTGGATCACACTGGGTTGCTGCGCGGCTTTCATTACCCTCAACCATCTGGTGACCACCGACAGCGAGCGGATCGTCCAAACCGTCTCGGCCATCGCCAAGGCTGTCGACGAGGGTGACGTGCCCGCGATTGCGAATCATCTGGACGACGAGTTTCACTACCGCAACTGGGACAAGGACGGCTTCGTGGCCGAGCTGAACGGCAAACTTCAGCAATGGCGGATCGACGAGGCCAAGGTGGGGCGGTTCGAGATCCGGATCGAAGGTGATGCGGCCACCGCTTCCTTCCGGGCGTCCTGCGACTGGAGGGGTGCCAGCGACGCGCAGGCCGGCGTAGCCAGCACCTGGACGCTGGAGCTGATCCGCCGGCCCGGCGGATGGAAGTTGCGACGCGTCGTCAGCGCCAAGGTTGGCCCGGGATACAAGCTCGACCTGAACGAAGTGTGGCACTACTGA
- a CDS encoding tRNA-dihydrouridine synthase, whose amino-acid sequence MLRIGSLTLEFPVIQAALSGYSDLPMRRVARMLGASYMLSEVVLDRLVIQKGRKRRTITTVHPDDHPVGGQLMGAEPNAFAQAADALVQAGYDVVDINFACPVRKVLGRCRGGYLLSDPETALAIVRAVVEAVDHRRPVTLKMRRGMDDTPESERKFFTILDGAFAAGIDAVTVHPRTVRQRYVGPSQWPFLKRVKQHVGDRVVIGSGDLFCAEDCIRMMAETGVDGVAVARGCIGNPWIFRECRELLAGRPIPPAPSVPEQGEVIARHYAWTAEVYGDKIAGKMMRKFGIKYSELHPMDREVRDAFIAARTRVDFQAVLTQWYDPARDWPPGVRRTGPGHLVAAGARMG is encoded by the coding sequence ATGCTTCGCATTGGCTCGCTCACACTCGAGTTCCCCGTCATCCAGGCCGCTCTGAGCGGTTACAGCGATCTGCCCATGCGTCGGGTGGCGCGGATGCTGGGCGCGTCCTACATGCTCAGCGAGGTGGTGCTCGATCGGCTGGTGATCCAAAAGGGTCGCAAGCGCCGGACGATTACCACCGTTCATCCTGACGATCATCCTGTCGGCGGGCAGCTCATGGGGGCCGAGCCGAACGCCTTTGCCCAGGCAGCGGACGCCTTGGTGCAGGCCGGCTACGACGTGGTGGACATCAACTTCGCTTGTCCGGTCAGAAAGGTCCTCGGCCGTTGCCGCGGCGGCTATCTGCTCTCGGACCCGGAAACGGCGCTGGCGATCGTGCGGGCAGTCGTTGAAGCCGTCGATCATCGCCGGCCGGTGACGCTCAAAATGCGGCGCGGCATGGACGACACGCCCGAGAGCGAACGCAAGTTCTTCACCATTCTCGACGGGGCCTTTGCCGCCGGCATCGATGCGGTGACGGTGCACCCGCGCACCGTTCGCCAGCGCTATGTCGGCCCGAGTCAGTGGCCTTTCCTCAAACGAGTCAAGCAGCACGTTGGCGACAGGGTCGTCATTGGTAGCGGTGACCTGTTTTGCGCCGAGGATTGTATCCGCATGATGGCCGAGACCGGCGTCGACGGAGTGGCCGTTGCCCGAGGCTGCATCGGCAACCCGTGGATTTTCCGCGAATGTCGCGAACTGCTGGCCGGCCGTCCGATCCCGCCGGCTCCGTCGGTTCCCGAGCAGGGGGAGGTCATCGCCCGCCACTATGCCTGGACGGCCGAAGTCTACGGCGACAAGATCGCCGGGAAGATGATGCGCAAGTTCGGCATCAAGTACAGCGAGCTTCATCCCATGGACCGCGAGGTGCGCGACGCCTTTATCGCCGCCAGGACCCGTGTCGACTTCCAGGCCGTCCTGACACAATGGTATGATCCGGCCCGCGACTGGCCGCCGGGTGTCCGCCGAACCGGTCCGGGACATCTGGTGGCAGCGGGAGCGAGGATGGGGTAA
- a CDS encoding four helix bundle protein, whose product MRDHTKVKVFQAADRLAILVYKMTRTFPREEQSGLTSQMRRAAVSVPSNIVEGCARPTEANYIRFLGTSFASLRELQYQGSLVHRLGYCKDDARQAFDALCTEVSKMLGAMIRSLRSEQ is encoded by the coding sequence TTGCGAGATCACACCAAGGTCAAGGTATTCCAGGCGGCGGACAGGTTAGCCATCCTTGTGTACAAGATGACGCGGACCTTCCCACGAGAGGAACAGTCTGGCCTGACCTCGCAGATGAGACGAGCCGCGGTCTCCGTCCCGTCAAACATCGTGGAGGGATGTGCGCGGCCGACGGAGGCCAACTACATTCGCTTTTTGGGCACCTCATTTGCCTCCCTTCGTGAACTGCAGTACCAGGGTTCGCTGGTCCATCGTCTGGGCTACTGCAAGGACGACGCCCGTCAGGCCTTTGACGCACTCTGTACCGAGGTATCCAAGATGCTCGGCGCGATGATCCGCTCTTTGCGGAGCGAGCAGTGA